The Bacteroidales bacterium genome includes a region encoding these proteins:
- a CDS encoding ferritin, with protein sequence MITKKMETAINEQINAELYSAYLYLSMSAWCESQNLKGFANWLRVQYQEETAHAMKFFDYVLERGGNVTLKKIEAPVAKWKNIIDVFENVLKHEKHVTDLINNLVQVAMDEKDFAANNMLQWFVNEQVEEEANATEILEQLKLFEGKGAPLFMMDRELKTRVFTPITQNTQA encoded by the coding sequence ATGATCACTAAAAAAATGGAAACTGCAATAAACGAACAAATTAATGCAGAATTATACTCCGCTTATTTATACTTATCTATGTCTGCATGGTGCGAAAGTCAAAACTTAAAAGGTTTTGCCAATTGGTTAAGAGTTCAGTATCAAGAAGAGACTGCACATGCCATGAAGTTTTTCGATTATGTATTAGAACGTGGTGGCAATGTAACGTTAAAGAAAATTGAAGCCCCAGTAGCTAAATGGAAAAACATAATTGATGTATTCGAAAATGTTTTAAAACACGAAAAACATGTTACTGATCTTATAAATAATCTTGTTCAAGTAGCTATGGACGAAAAAGATTTTGCTGCGAACAACATGTTACAATGGTTTGTAAACGAACAAGTTGAAGAAGAAGCTAATGCTACCGAAATATTAGAGCAATTAAAATTATTTGAAGGCAAAGGTGCGCCACTCTTTATGATGGACAGAGAGTTAAAAACGAGAGTTTTTACTCCAATTACCCAAAATACTCAAGCATAA
- a CDS encoding RNA methyltransferase → MVAGNTLSKAQIKLFRSLEIKKYRNETKLFFVEGTKAVKEFLKYGWEVYALIATERWVKENLAEISFKTYIVSKTEINKISLQKTPQEVLAIFKQKEPKFPEMIENKLGLALDTLQDAGNVGTIIRLSLWFGFDYVFFSEGTVDPYNPKVIQATMGALAKTIFYRGSLALFLADNKGKTNIYGTFMDGENIYKAQLSRHGIVVLGNEGNGISKQVANLIDRKLAIPPFPQDAYPLDSLNVATAAAIVCSEFRRRNS, encoded by the coding sequence ATGGTAGCGGGCAATACATTAAGCAAAGCACAAATTAAACTTTTTCGTTCGCTGGAAATAAAAAAATACCGTAACGAAACTAAATTATTTTTTGTAGAAGGCACAAAAGCAGTAAAAGAATTTTTAAAGTATGGGTGGGAAGTGTATGCTCTAATTGCTACTGAAAGATGGGTAAAAGAAAATCTTGCCGAAATTTCATTTAAAACATACATAGTTAGTAAGACTGAAATTAATAAAATATCGTTACAAAAAACACCTCAAGAGGTATTGGCCATTTTTAAACAAAAAGAGCCTAAGTTTCCAGAAATGATCGAAAACAAATTGGGTTTAGCACTCGATACACTTCAGGATGCAGGAAATGTTGGAACCATCATTCGATTATCGCTTTGGTTTGGCTTCGATTATGTGTTTTTTAGTGAAGGAACCGTCGATCCATATAACCCCAAAGTAATTCAAGCTACCATGGGAGCTTTAGCAAAAACTATTTTTTATAGAGGCTCTTTAGCATTATTTCTTGCTGATAATAAAGGAAAGACAAATATTTATGGAACATTTATGGATGGCGAAAATATTTATAAGGCTCAACTTAGTCGGCATGGTATTGTTGTGCTTGGAAATGAAGGCAATGGAATTTCAAAACAAGTAGCAAACTTAATTGACCGTAAGCTAGCGATCCCTCCATTTCCACAAGATGCATACCCGCTAGATTCTTTAAATGTAGCAACTGCAGCCGCTATAGTATGTTCAGAATTCAGAAGAAGAAATAGTTGA
- a CDS encoding tyrosine-type recombinase/integrase, whose product MTFFYDILPQIPILRTFTNQATNRMLKRIAILAQIKKNLTFHVDRHTFATISINLNIPLEVIRELMGHRDVKTTLIYAIILDSTKEKEIAKWNIF is encoded by the coding sequence ATGACATTTTTTTATGATATTTTACCTCAAATACCAATTTTGAGAACATTTACCAATCAGGCTACCAATCGTATGCTTAAGCGTATTGCTATATTGGCACAAATTAAAAAGAATTTAACATTTCACGTTGACCGACATACCTTTGCTACAATTAGCATAAATTTAAATATTCCATTAGAAGTTATACGTGAATTGATGGGACATCGTGATGTAAAGACGACACTTATATATGCTATAATTTTAGATTCGACTAAAGAAAAAGAGATAGCAAAATGGAATATATTTTAA
- a CDS encoding DUF4468 domain-containing protein codes for MKTYVLSFTLILLSTLIINAQKEEYKEPVLPIDSNTKMIMYSKTLSVNLTKDSLYKKVKSWFFAYYKNPTGVIRQDDAANGQIIGKHQIKVLNPPDKKGIQTMRGIVQYTITTQFKDNKVRIVLNELNLKETSYTPIEKWLDKTAPGFTTKNYFYLEQIDKEMKATINHFENYITKSQSTNKNEW; via the coding sequence ATGAAAACGTATGTTTTATCGTTTACCTTAATTTTATTAAGTACATTGATAATCAATGCACAAAAAGAAGAGTATAAAGAACCGGTTCTGCCTATTGACAGTAATACAAAAATGATTATGTACTCTAAAACCTTATCTGTAAACCTAACTAAAGATTCTTTATACAAGAAGGTTAAGAGTTGGTTTTTTGCTTACTATAAAAATCCTACGGGTGTTATACGTCAAGATGATGCCGCTAATGGACAAATTATTGGGAAACATCAAATTAAGGTTTTGAATCCACCCGATAAAAAAGGCATACAAACCATGAGAGGAATTGTTCAATATACCATTACAACCCAATTTAAAGACAATAAAGTTCGAATTGTTTTGAATGAATTGAATTTAAAAGAAACATCTTATACTCCTATTGAAAAATGGCTTGATAAAACTGCACCCGGTTTTACTACTAAAAATTATTTCTATTTAGAACAAATTGACAAAGAAATGAAAGCAACCATCAATCATTTTGAAAATTATATAACAAAGTCACAAAGCACCAATAAAAACGAATGGTAG
- a CDS encoding RNA methyltransferase, which produces MNNIEIIHQLKEFVTDSRFKLFEKILNERTNYISLLIENVYQSHNASAIVRTAEALGLQELYVYERKNSFSPNEEISLGAQKWLDIYRYKESEITTAELFYQLKSKGYRIIATTLHEKAISLEQINLEKGKMLFLFGTEKEGLTDEFKSNADEFLKIPIYGFTESFNVSVSVGIILYQIISKLRQTHISYFLSNEEKNKIMIDWLVKSIPMGEKVLERIIKKGA; this is translated from the coding sequence ATGAACAATATCGAAATAATACATCAACTAAAAGAATTTGTTACTGATTCTCGTTTTAAGTTATTCGAAAAGATACTTAATGAGCGGACTAATTATATTAGTTTGTTAATAGAAAATGTTTATCAATCGCATAATGCCAGTGCCATTGTTAGAACAGCCGAAGCTTTAGGTTTACAAGAGTTGTATGTTTATGAGCGAAAAAATTCTTTCTCGCCTAACGAAGAAATTAGCCTAGGTGCTCAAAAATGGTTAGATATTTATAGATACAAAGAATCTGAAATTACGACTGCTGAACTTTTTTATCAATTAAAAAGCAAAGGTTATCGTATTATTGCTACAACACTTCATGAAAAAGCTATAAGTCTTGAGCAAATTAATTTAGAAAAGGGTAAAATGTTGTTTTTGTTTGGAACCGAAAAAGAGGGACTTACAGATGAATTTAAATCGAATGCAGACGAATTTTTAAAAATACCTATCTACGGATTTACCGAAAGTTTCAATGTGTCGGTATCGGTTGGCATAATATTATATCAAATAATAAGCAAATTAAGACAAACCCATATTTCTTATTTTTTATCGAACGAAGAAAAAAATAAAATCATGATAGATTGGTTAGTAAAATCGATACCTATGGGCGAAAAAGTATTAGAAAGAATTATAAAAAAAGGAGCCTGA